One genomic window of Globicephala melas chromosome 8, mGloMel1.2, whole genome shotgun sequence includes the following:
- the KCTD14 gene encoding BTB/POZ domain-containing protein KCTD14: MMSLTSAPDSRPLRRAVTPAGRRTESPVVELNVGGEFYTTTLGTLRKLPGSKLAEMFSSSAKACLDAEGRFFIDRCGTYFGPILEYLRSGQLPTQHIPEVYREAQFYEIKPLIKLLEDMPQIFGEQVARKQFLLQVPGYSENLELMVRLARAEAVAARCSRVLVCLVQNEKDDANCADALRSLEADKRSVVKFGPWKAALDIRDLLDCMNMDIKAQGYQVHYSHNSPLPAKVSDYFYTFSFSWW, from the coding sequence GAATCTCCTGTAGTGGAGCTGAACGTTGGGGGTGAGTTCTATACCACCACCTTGGGCACCCTGAGAAAACTCCCAGGCTCAAAGCTGGCAGAGATGTTCTCCAGCTCCGCCAAGGCCTGCCTGGATGCGGAGGGACGCTTCTTCATCGATCGCTGCGGCACCTATTTTGGACCCATCCTGGAATATCTGCGCAGTGGGCAGCTGCCCACACAGCACATCCCCGAGGTGTACCGTGAGGCTCAGTTCTACGAAATCAAGCCTTTAATCAAACTCTTGGAGGACATGCCACAGATCTTTGGTGAGCAGGTAGCTCGGAAGCAGTTTTTGCTGCAGGTGCCAGGCTACAGTGAGAACCTGGAGCTTATGGTGCGCCTGGCGCGTGCTGAGGCCGTGGCGGCGCGCTGCTCTAGAGTTCTGGTGTGCCTAGTACAAAACGAAAAGGATGATGCAAACTGCGCGGACGCCCTGCGCTCCCTGGAGGCGGACAAGAGGTCAGTGGTCAAATTCGGGCCTTGGAAGGCAGCCCTGGATATCAGGGACCTCCTGGACTGCATGAACATGGACATTAAGGCCCAAGGGTACCAGGTACACTATTCACACAACAGTCCATTACCGGCCAAGGTCTCCGACTACTTCTATACCTTCAGCTTCAGCTGGTGGTGA